In one window of Methanoculleus chikugoensis DNA:
- the serS gene encoding serine--tRNA ligase: MLELKFVRAHPEIVRADLTKRGDTEKLAWVDEVLEMDRRARELTVAIGSLRNRRNVISREISQARKAGEEIEGLLAEAAGLPARVNEAEAEYDDLTEAIKYRLMRLPNILHESVPIGKDDSENVEIRRWGEPNLPAFDLKNHGALAVEHDWADFERAAKIAGSGFYFLKGRLALLDMALQRFAMDILVERGYTPIIPPYMMNRAAYEGVTDLADFENVMYKIDGEDEYLIATSEHPMAAMYSDEIFEEKDLPLRLAGLSPCFRREIGAHGLDTKGLFRVHQFHKVEQFIYATPDQSWDLHEELMANAEAVFQKLGLPYRVVLICTGDIGTVAAKKYDLEVWMPREERYREAVSCSNCTAYQAVRLNIKVRDPTEFTEKRYLHTLNSTAIATSRAIRAILENYQNEDGSVTIPKALRPYLYGEETL; encoded by the coding sequence ATGCTTGAGTTGAAGTTCGTTCGTGCACACCCCGAGATCGTCAGGGCAGACCTCACGAAGAGAGGAGACACCGAGAAACTTGCCTGGGTCGACGAGGTGCTGGAGATGGACCGGAGAGCACGGGAACTCACCGTGGCGATCGGGAGCCTGCGCAACCGCAGAAACGTTATATCCCGCGAGATCAGCCAGGCGAGGAAGGCAGGAGAGGAGATCGAGGGGCTCCTTGCCGAGGCGGCGGGCCTTCCCGCGCGGGTCAACGAGGCCGAGGCGGAATACGATGACCTCACCGAAGCGATAAAGTATCGCCTGATGCGGCTCCCGAACATCCTGCACGAGAGCGTGCCCATCGGTAAGGACGATTCCGAGAACGTCGAGATCCGCCGGTGGGGTGAACCGAACCTTCCCGCGTTCGACTTGAAGAACCACGGCGCGCTCGCCGTCGAGCACGACTGGGCGGACTTCGAGCGCGCGGCGAAGATCGCCGGGTCCGGGTTCTACTTCTTGAAGGGCAGGCTCGCCCTGCTTGATATGGCGCTCCAGCGGTTTGCGATGGACATTCTTGTCGAGCGCGGATACACCCCGATCATCCCTCCCTACATGATGAACCGGGCCGCATACGAGGGCGTGACCGATCTCGCCGACTTCGAGAACGTCATGTACAAGATCGACGGCGAGGACGAGTACCTGATCGCGACGAGCGAGCACCCGATGGCCGCGATGTACAGCGACGAAATCTTCGAGGAGAAGGATCTGCCGCTCCGGCTGGCGGGGTTGAGCCCGTGCTTCCGGCGCGAGATCGGGGCGCACGGGCTCGATACGAAAGGGCTCTTCCGCGTCCACCAGTTCCACAAGGTGGAGCAGTTCATCTACGCCACGCCGGATCAGTCCTGGGATCTCCACGAGGAACTGATGGCGAACGCCGAGGCAGTCTTCCAGAAACTCGGCCTCCCCTACCGGGTCGTCCTGATCTGCACCGGGGATATCGGGACCGTCGCTGCGAAGAAGTACGACCTCGAGGTCTGGATGCCGCGCGAGGAGCGCTACCGCGAAGCGGTCTCCTGCTCCAACTGCACGGCCTACCAGGCGGTCAGGCTGAACATCAAGGTGCGCGATCCGACCGAGTTCACCGAGAAGCGCTACCTGCACACCCTGAACAGCACTGCAATCGCGACCTCCCGCGCGATCCGGGCGATCCTCGAGAACTACCAGAACGAGGACGGTTCGGTCACGATCCCGAAGGCCCTCAGGCCCTACCTCTACGGCGAGGAGACGCTGTAG
- a CDS encoding serine hydrolase domain-containing protein: MRLFPYAKPYILLLIGITVAAAVLTSGCMQSTGPVQEAGDAYRNPPPTAVASDLESIVSAGVVSAGVPGTLIEISTPGWTWSHAAGNASLSPAMPATPEMRFIIASVTKTFTSVAVQQLAEDGKLSLDDPIDRWLPAGVAEAIPESNTITVRHLLDHTSGIADYDENAIVLEEYMNPDTPIPYQEGMRQGLDAGPLYPPGTGYTYSNVNYILLTLIVDEAAGVPYEDYVTRNILVPAGMNDTFVHRINHIPGPHMRAQESEEDGTVMDFSDLYIQFDRGAGDIVSTTADLNRFHRALRSGALISPASLAAMENTSPQSQKIGLVPGLGELSVGCGYGYFTQQNASEGLTLYGHTGGYYGSYTILYYWAEKDTYIAMNSNSAAKAGAVNEEVLAPVLRYLREGTAAGQ; the protein is encoded by the coding sequence ATGCGCCTCTTTCCCTATGCAAAGCCATATATCCTCCTTCTCATCGGCATCACCGTAGCCGCGGCAGTCCTCACCTCCGGGTGCATGCAGAGCACCGGACCCGTGCAGGAAGCGGGCGACGCCTACCGAAACCCCCCGCCCACGGCGGTAGCCTCCGATCTCGAGTCGATCGTCTCGGCCGGGGTTGTGAGCGCCGGCGTCCCCGGCACCCTGATCGAGATCTCGACGCCGGGATGGACCTGGAGCCACGCGGCCGGCAACGCCTCGCTCTCCCCCGCGATGCCGGCGACGCCGGAGATGCGGTTCATCATCGCGAGCGTGACAAAGACCTTCACGAGCGTCGCGGTTCAGCAGCTTGCCGAGGACGGAAAGCTCTCGCTCGACGACCCCATCGACCGCTGGCTCCCGGCGGGCGTGGCGGAGGCGATCCCGGAGAGCAACACAATCACCGTCCGCCACCTCCTCGACCACACGAGCGGGATCGCGGACTACGACGAGAACGCGATCGTCCTCGAAGAGTACATGAACCCCGATACCCCGATCCCCTACCAGGAAGGGATGCGGCAGGGCCTCGATGCAGGCCCCCTCTACCCGCCGGGAACGGGGTACACCTACTCGAACGTGAACTACATCCTTCTCACGCTGATCGTCGACGAGGCGGCCGGCGTCCCCTACGAGGACTACGTCACCCGCAACATCCTCGTCCCGGCGGGGATGAACGATACGTTTGTCCACCGGATCAATCACATCCCCGGGCCGCATATGCGGGCACAGGAAAGCGAAGAAGACGGCACCGTCATGGACTTCAGCGACCTCTACATCCAGTTCGACCGGGGCGCCGGGGATATCGTGAGCACGACGGCCGATCTCAACAGGTTCCACCGTGCACTCCGCTCGGGAGCGCTGATCAGCCCGGCATCGCTTGCGGCGATGGAGAACACCTCCCCGCAGTCTCAGAAGATCGGGTTGGTGCCCGGTCTCGGGGAGTTGAGCGTCGGGTGCGGTTATGGATACTTCACGCAGCAGAACGCATCGGAGGGCCTGACCCTCTACGGCCATACCGGCGGGTACTACGGCTCGTACACGATACTCTACTACTGGGCCGAGAAGGACACCTACATCGCCATGAACAGCAACTCTGCGGCAAAAGCGGGCGCGGTGAATGAGGAGGTCCTCGCCCCGGTCCTCCGGTATCTCAGGGAAGGGACGGCGGCCGGGCAATAG
- a CDS encoding metal ABC transporter permease, translated as MFEVLGFEFFRNALIAGVLASVACGIIGTYVVVRRMVSVSGGISHAAFGGIGLGYFFGIDPLLGAAGFTVATALGMGALQLRARQQMDTIIGAVWAAGMAVGILFVYLTPGFAPDLFSYLFGNILLVPRGDILLMGVLVAIIVAVVALLYRELQAVTFDPDYARVLNLPVERLSLLLLVLIALTVVMLIRVVGIILVIALLTLPAAISRLYTTRIRSMMILAVALGIVFTLAGIGLSYLLDVPSGATIILVSTLAYAGALGAERLRQGD; from the coding sequence ATGTTCGAGGTGCTCGGGTTCGAGTTCTTCAGGAACGCCCTCATCGCCGGGGTGCTCGCGAGCGTGGCCTGCGGCATCATCGGGACCTACGTCGTGGTGCGGCGGATGGTCTCGGTCAGCGGCGGCATATCGCACGCGGCCTTCGGCGGGATCGGCCTCGGCTACTTCTTCGGGATAGACCCGCTCCTCGGCGCAGCCGGATTCACCGTGGCGACGGCGCTCGGGATGGGCGCGCTCCAGCTCCGGGCCCGGCAGCAGATGGACACCATCATCGGTGCGGTCTGGGCGGCGGGGATGGCCGTCGGGATCCTCTTCGTCTACCTGACACCGGGATTCGCCCCCGACCTCTTCTCCTACCTCTTCGGGAACATCCTCCTCGTGCCGCGGGGAGACATCCTGCTGATGGGGGTGCTCGTCGCCATCATCGTCGCCGTCGTGGCCCTCCTCTACCGGGAGCTCCAGGCGGTCACCTTCGACCCGGACTACGCGAGGGTCCTGAACCTCCCGGTCGAGCGGCTTTCGCTCCTCCTCCTCGTGCTGATTGCGCTCACGGTGGTGATGCTGATCCGGGTGGTGGGGATCATCCTGGTGATCGCGCTCCTGACACTCCCGGCGGCGATCAGCCGCCTCTACACCACCCGGATCCGGAGCATGATGATCCTCGCCGTCGCCCTCGGCATCGTCTTCACCCTGGCGGGGATAGGGCTCTCCTACCTTCTCGACGTCCCCTCGGGTGCGACGATCATCCTCGTGAGCACGCTCGCGTATGCGGGCGCCCTCGGGGCCGAGCGCCTCCGGCAGGGCGACTAG
- a CDS encoding PAS domain S-box protein translates to MQEEHDLPNRILRALRFRPKGMTITEVAKQLGVTRNSVSKHLEILQVAGKVDVRQIGNAKLYSLAQRVPISAFLCFTKNLIIILDADQRIVQVNDQCLRHLLRSKDDLIGRTIQEAALPVVSSPEALAVIEGLEREQVVADIRYARDDGEFFYQMQAIPTTFEDGEKGCTLVLEDITERKRYVSDMEFLARTGRDFRDMDVTDDIYQYVAQELYTLAPGFLVWVGIIDESDQILILKSVVGNPVAIAVTEQFVGMKVEGMAFPITKADTAELIRHLKLVKGPPLYRLMHMEIPEESCQQVEEAAGGIDTYLMGLVSRGRIVGDVGISIQAGTELPNRGLIEAFVRQAAIAIDRKIADDRLRQSLAREQEQVRNLLFLSRTAMDFIEMEDSVDIYHYIGDRLHDLTPDSIIFVCTLDAERREIRFRGVVGDREQIERLQGVIGTELIGIPFPLSEMLLSGSGVSTDRIFESPSLYDTFFHQIPEEHCVQAETELGLGRGFGRNFSCREGVSGCIMIKLTRPGDLANREVIEAFANQASVALLRRRARGNLLRSERRFRDVIDSSPFAAAIIDSDGRYTYLNRAFTDLFGYTLEDIPTGKNWFRLAFPDPVCRRKAIAVWKTDREQAGPGRPRLRTFQVRCRDGKEKTIRFSPVELSDGTEYVTYEDVTEERRVYRTLVGEIAGLRKK, encoded by the coding sequence ATGCAGGAGGAGCACGATCTCCCGAACCGGATCCTTCGTGCTCTCCGGTTCCGGCCGAAGGGCATGACCATCACCGAGGTGGCGAAACAGCTCGGCGTCACCCGGAACTCGGTCTCGAAGCACCTTGAGATCCTCCAAGTTGCCGGCAAGGTCGACGTCCGGCAGATCGGCAACGCGAAACTCTACTCCCTCGCCCAGCGCGTCCCGATCTCCGCCTTCCTCTGCTTCACGAAGAATCTCATTATTATCCTGGATGCCGATCAGCGAATCGTCCAGGTCAACGACCAGTGCCTCCGGCACCTCCTGCGGTCGAAGGACGACCTGATAGGCCGGACCATCCAGGAGGCCGCCCTCCCCGTCGTCTCCTCTCCGGAAGCACTCGCGGTGATCGAGGGACTCGAGCGGGAGCAGGTGGTCGCCGATATCCGCTACGCGCGGGATGACGGGGAGTTCTTCTACCAGATGCAGGCGATCCCGACGACCTTCGAGGACGGGGAGAAAGGGTGCACCCTTGTCCTTGAGGATATCACCGAGCGGAAGCGCTACGTCAGTGACATGGAATTCCTCGCTCGGACTGGTCGGGACTTCAGGGACATGGATGTGACCGACGACATCTACCAGTACGTTGCACAGGAATTATACACTCTTGCTCCGGGATTCCTGGTCTGGGTCGGCATCATCGATGAGTCGGACCAGATACTCATTCTAAAAAGCGTCGTCGGAAACCCTGTTGCCATCGCGGTCACGGAGCAGTTCGTAGGAATGAAGGTGGAGGGGATGGCGTTTCCTATCACGAAAGCTGATACGGCAGAGCTCATCCGTCACCTGAAACTTGTCAAGGGCCCTCCCCTCTACAGGCTCATGCACATGGAGATCCCCGAGGAGAGCTGCCAGCAGGTTGAGGAGGCTGCAGGGGGCATCGACACCTACCTGATGGGCCTCGTCTCCAGGGGGAGAATCGTGGGAGATGTCGGGATAAGCATTCAGGCGGGCACTGAACTGCCGAACCGGGGACTCATAGAGGCATTCGTCCGGCAGGCCGCGATTGCAATCGATAGAAAGATCGCCGACGACAGACTCAGGCAGAGCCTCGCGCGCGAACAGGAGCAGGTCCGGAACCTGTTATTCCTCTCCCGGACTGCGATGGATTTCATCGAGATGGAAGATTCCGTCGACATCTATCACTACATCGGAGACCGTCTCCATGATCTCACTCCCGACAGCATCATATTTGTCTGCACCCTGGACGCAGAGCGGCGGGAGATCAGGTTCAGGGGGGTCGTAGGGGACAGAGAACAGATTGAACGCCTGCAGGGTGTTATCGGGACTGAACTTATCGGCATACCATTCCCTCTCAGTGAGATGCTCCTATCGGGCTCTGGCGTATCCACGGACAGGATCTTTGAGAGCCCTTCACTCTACGATACTTTCTTTCACCAGATCCCCGAAGAGCACTGTGTGCAGGCCGAGACAGAACTCGGGCTCGGCAGGGGGTTTGGGAGGAACTTCTCCTGCAGGGAGGGTGTCTCGGGGTGCATAATGATCAAACTCACGCGGCCGGGTGATCTCGCAAACCGGGAAGTCATTGAGGCGTTCGCCAATCAGGCCTCTGTCGCTCTGTTGCGCCGCCGTGCAAGAGGGAACCTCCTCCGGAGTGAGCGGCGGTTCCGGGACGTCATCGACTCTTCGCCGTTTGCCGCCGCGATCATCGATTCAGACGGCCGCTATACCTACCTCAACCGGGCGTTCACCGACCTCTTCGGGTACACGCTTGAGGATATCCCCACCGGAAAGAACTGGTTCCGGCTGGCGTTCCCCGATCCCGTCTGCCGGCGGAAGGCGATCGCCGTCTGGAAGACCGACCGGGAGCAGGCCGGCCCCGGCCGGCCCCGGCTGCGGACGTTTCAGGTCCGGTGCAGGGACGGGAAGGAGAAGACGATCCGCTTCTCGCCTGTCGAACTCTCGGACGGGACAGAGTATGTCACCTACGAGGACGTCACCGAGGAGCGCCGGGTCTACAGGACGCTGGTGGGCGAGATAGCCGGGTTACGAAAAAAGTAA